In Fusarium oxysporum Fo47 chromosome XI, complete sequence, the following are encoded in one genomic region:
- a CDS encoding aldehyde dehydrogenase gives MLKSLIRRTGHINQGALPLSRGHRSLSTNFSVPLIINGQQVHTSESFPVTSPLTNKEIWSFSCAKDEHIQKAVQSAHTSSRRDIFLKAADTMDRRRAELGEYMHHEISANKFYQDFILRVTIEGLRDTAGRIAGAITAMVHKKPYGVVLRIAPWNAPYNLGLRSVLFALATGNTTILKGSEYIPRCYWAIYDVLREAGLPDGYLNLLFHSPAEAASTIDSLVSHLLVKKINFTGSTGVGRIISATAGKHLKPILMELGGKASAIVLKDADLEQAARHCVQGAFLNAGQICMSTERIIVHESIASEFQDLLSHVIRKNFGTAYDTPAVVTSASASRNRDLISDAISKGAYQVKIFGDEYAHETETKIRPVVLGNSFGPSVSLFIFQTHREALDLANDIEYGLTASIFSKDLKAAFDLANDLESGAVHINSMTVHDESSLPHGGVKDSGFGRFNGSQGLDEFLYYKTVTWME, from the exons ATGCTGAAATCACTCATCAGACGAACGGGTCATATCAACCAAGGCGCCCTTCCCTTGTCTAGAGGACATAGAAGCCTTAGTACCAACTTTTCAGTGCCACTTATCATCAATGGCCAGCAGGTACACACTTCCGAATCTTTTCCAGTTACCAGCCCTTTGACCAATAAAGAAATATGGTCCTTTTCCTGTGCCAAGGATGAGCATATACAAAAAGCTGTCCAAAGTGCCCATA CTTCGAGCAGACGGGATATCTTCCTCAAGGCCGCTGATACAATGGATCGGCGACGGGCCGAGCTGGGGGAATATATGCATCATGAGATCAGCGCCAATAAGTTCTACCAAGATTTTATCCTTAGAGTCACAATTGAAGGGTTGCGAGATACTGCTGGTAGGATAGCTGGGGCTATAACGG CTATGGTACACAAAAAACCGTATGGAGTCGTGCTTAGAATAGCACCTTG GAATGCGCCTTATAACCTCGGCCTTCGATCAGTCCTCTTTGCTCTAGCTACTGGCAATACGACAATTTTGAAAGGCTCAGAATATATACCTCGATGTTACTGGGCAATCTATGACGTCCTACGTGAGGCTGGTCTGCCTGATGGTTATTTAAACTTACTATTCCATTCACCGGCTGAAGCGGCTAGCACCATCGACAGCCTTGTTTCACACCTacttgtcaagaagatcaactTTACTGGTAGTACTGGAGTCGGGAGGATCATCTCGGCCACTGCTGGGAAGCACTTGAAGCCTATCTTGATGGAGCTTGGAGGAAAGGCCAGTGCAATCGTACTCAAGGACGCTGATCTGGAACAAGCTGCTCGCCACTGCGTACAAGGAGCTTTCCTTAAC GCTGGCCAAATCTGCATGTCCACGGAACGCATTATTGTTCACGAATCTATCGCGTCTGAATTCCAGGACCTCCTTAGCCATGTCATAAGAAAGAACTTTGGCACCGCATATGATACGCCTGCTGTGGTGACTTCAGCCTCGGCCAGTCGTAATCGCGACCTTATCTCAGATGCCATATCCAAAGGAGCATATCAGGTTAAGATCTTTGGGGATGAATATGCCCATGAGACGGAGACTAAGATAAGACCTGTCGTCCTCGGTAAC TCATTTGGCCCCAGTGTATCCCTTTTTATATTTCAGACGCACCGTGAAGCGCTAGATTTAGCAAACGACATAGAATACGGCTTGACTGCTTCGATTTTCTCTAAGGATTTGAAGGCAGCCTTTGATCTAGCTAATGATTTGGAGTCAGGGGCAGTTCATATTAACTCTATGACGGTGCATGATGAGTCTTCTCTCCCTCACGGGGGTGTAAAGGATAGTGGATTTGGTCGATTCAATGGTTCTCAAGGATTGGACGAgtttctttattataagacAGTTACCTGGATGGAGTGA